The following are encoded together in the Methanosarcina flavescens genome:
- a CDS encoding class I SAM-dependent methyltransferase: MFGEIGSVRNKADEVSLQILALFRESISEIHLNESGSVSDYFKPEYSHYIVVHTPLDIRFPEKREEWNMRFCRDVGVSVVECVVAETDRIYVKGLIAVNGSKIYAILPFTTIDAEKTKQATFPEDRMARIRSQVLPAVLPDIIGETILDIGSGFGSLTLELAKNNLNSKVYGIDIHDSLTGQSQMNADILGVTNVEFRTGSAYALPFESEFAEVATCFFMLHHLEDIKFALFEIKRVLKNGGLLIAVEPLAHQHHHGPQFSEVEWKALFEDVGFAVEVENMEGAAILKAVKRM, encoded by the coding sequence ATGTTCGGAGAAATTGGAAGTGTAAGAAATAAGGCTGACGAGGTTTCCCTGCAGATCCTCGCCCTTTTCAGAGAGAGCATCAGTGAGATCCACCTGAACGAGTCTGGGTCCGTATCAGATTATTTCAAGCCTGAATATTCCCATTATATCGTGGTACATACGCCCCTGGATATCCGGTTCCCTGAGAAAAGGGAAGAGTGGAATATGCGTTTTTGCAGGGATGTCGGAGTATCGGTTGTGGAATGTGTTGTAGCTGAAACCGACAGGATTTATGTAAAAGGGCTTATTGCGGTTAACGGCTCAAAAATCTATGCCATCCTTCCCTTTACGACAATAGATGCGGAAAAAACGAAACAGGCAACGTTTCCTGAAGACCGCATGGCTCGTATCCGGTCGCAGGTGCTTCCTGCTGTGCTTCCTGACATCATAGGGGAAACAATCCTCGATATTGGCAGCGGTTTCGGAAGCCTTACTCTGGAGCTTGCAAAAAACAATCTGAATTCGAAGGTTTACGGGATCGATATTCATGACTCTCTTACCGGACAGTCACAGATGAATGCTGATATCCTTGGTGTGACGAATGTGGAATTCAGGACAGGAAGTGCCTATGCCCTGCCTTTTGAATCTGAATTTGCGGAAGTGGCTACCTGTTTCTTCATGCTTCACCACCTCGAAGACATTAAATTTGCCCTGTTCGAGATTAAGAGAGTGCTTAAAAACGGCGGCTTGCTAATTGCGGTAGAACCGCTTGCGCATCAGCACCACCACGGTCCCCAGTTTTCGGAAGTTGAATGGAAAGCGCTTTTTGAGGATGTCGGCTTCGCAGTCGAGGTTGAGAATATGGAAGGAGCAGCGATCCTGAAAGCTGTAAAAAGGATGTGA
- a CDS encoding YnfA family protein, with protein sequence MIDPAISLALFFLAALFEIGGSYLVWLWLRENKGITLGLLGGLTLAIYGIIPTFQPAHFGRVYAAYGGIYIVSSLIWGVLADKKNPDKYEIIGALIALAGVMIMFYVPR encoded by the coding sequence TTGATTGATCCTGCTATTTCTCTTGCTCTGTTTTTCCTGGCTGCACTCTTTGAAATTGGAGGAAGTTACCTTGTCTGGCTGTGGTTAAGAGAAAACAAAGGGATAACACTTGGGCTGCTCGGAGGATTAACATTAGCCATTTACGGGATAATTCCAACCTTCCAGCCAGCACACTTCGGCAGGGTCTATGCTGCCTACGGTGGAATTTATATTGTCTCTTCCCTGATCTGGGGAGTTCTTGCAGATAAGAAAAACCCGGATAAGTACGAGATAATAGGGGCATTGATCGCACTTGCAGGTGTGATGATAATGTTCTACGTGCCTCGTTAA
- a CDS encoding permease produces the protein MSLDYFLYLISVGVQSLQEYLALHILMCLLPAFFLAGAIASLFSKESVLKFFGADTPKYISYTVAAASGCLLAVCSCTTLPLFAGIYKRGAGIGPATTFLFSAPAINILAVVYTAKILGYDLGAARAFSAVLLSVVIGMTMSSIYERKETKRSSIKTFGEEKHRYSSQLFVLLIIVLVAPEIMSGLGWKYITQIIAWIPLITLTAYLSIKWFSKEELESWMGETWFLIKQITPLLLIGVFFAGIIVEVLPKEVVAYFVGGNSLASSFVASIIGALMYFSTLTEVPIIKALTLLGMGEGPSLAMLLAGPALSLPSMIVINQIMGIKRGMTYIFLVVLIATVSGYTFGIMIA, from the coding sequence ATGAGTCTGGACTATTTTCTATATCTTATATCAGTAGGGGTTCAGTCACTGCAGGAATATCTGGCCCTGCACATCTTGATGTGCCTTCTACCTGCCTTTTTTCTGGCTGGAGCAATAGCCTCCCTCTTTTCCAAAGAATCCGTATTGAAGTTCTTTGGAGCAGACACACCTAAATATATCTCTTATACCGTAGCTGCGGCTTCAGGCTGCCTTCTTGCAGTCTGCAGTTGTACGACTCTTCCTCTTTTCGCAGGAATATACAAAAGAGGGGCAGGTATAGGTCCTGCAACCACTTTTCTTTTCTCTGCCCCAGCAATCAATATTCTAGCAGTTGTCTATACCGCAAAAATCCTGGGGTATGACCTTGGAGCTGCAAGGGCATTTTCGGCTGTGCTTCTTTCAGTAGTTATAGGCATGACAATGTCTTCGATTTACGAAAGAAAGGAAACGAAGCGCAGCTCAATAAAGACTTTTGGGGAAGAAAAGCATAGATATAGTTCTCAGCTTTTCGTTTTGCTTATTATAGTGCTTGTAGCTCCGGAAATTATGTCCGGCTTGGGATGGAAATATATAACTCAGATAATTGCCTGGATACCCTTGATAACGCTTACTGCATATCTGTCTATTAAGTGGTTCTCGAAAGAGGAACTTGAAAGCTGGATGGGAGAAACCTGGTTCCTGATCAAACAAATCACCCCTCTGCTTCTAATTGGGGTATTTTTCGCAGGCATTATTGTTGAAGTGCTCCCAAAAGAGGTTGTAGCATATTTCGTAGGGGGAAATTCCCTTGCTTCTAGCTTTGTTGCATCTATTATAGGAGCCCTGATGTACTTCTCCACTCTTACAGAGGTACCTATTATTAAAGCTCTCACCCTTCTTGGAATGGGAGAAGGACCTTCACTTGCCATGCTTCTTGCAGGCCCTGCACTCAGCCTTCCGAGTATGATTGTAATTAACCAGATAATGGGAATAAAAAGAGGAATGACTTATATTTTCCTGGTGGTATTGATTGCAACCGTTTCAGGCTATACATTCGGGATTATGATTGCATGA